Proteins encoded in a region of the Streptosporangiales bacterium genome:
- a CDS encoding ABC transporter substrate-binding protein — translation MRPMSRAVVGALLSCLFLVAAGCGGPADRESGEGGGAFPVTVPNAYGDTVVKAKPKRVVSIGYHEHDILLALGARPVALQQWIAEFDGGVGPWAEPLLGDAKPVVLPSTATELNMGQIAKLRPDLIVGTYRNVSESDYELLSKMAPTLVRPKRYTDYAVPYDVETMMIGKALGKERQAKALVAATKRSFDDARKAHPEFAGKTAVLAYPLENGGLGVYRGDEPRSEFLTGLGFTVPKAVDDVVGDQIYRELSPERIDVVGDVDLLVIIDFGQPKDHFARNEVFQELDVAKRGHYVYPLPHTNAVVHNDVRSIPYCVDKLAPLLAETLEK, via the coding sequence ATGCGGCCGATGTCCCGTGCAGTCGTCGGCGCGCTGCTGTCGTGCCTGTTCCTGGTCGCGGCCGGATGCGGCGGACCGGCCGACCGTGAGTCAGGGGAGGGCGGGGGTGCGTTCCCCGTCACGGTCCCCAACGCCTACGGCGACACCGTCGTGAAGGCGAAGCCGAAGCGCGTGGTGTCGATCGGCTACCACGAGCACGACATCCTGCTGGCGCTCGGGGCGCGCCCGGTCGCGCTGCAGCAGTGGATCGCGGAGTTCGACGGCGGTGTCGGCCCGTGGGCGGAACCGCTCCTCGGCGACGCGAAGCCCGTGGTCCTTCCGTCCACCGCCACCGAGCTGAACATGGGGCAGATCGCGAAGCTGAGGCCCGACCTCATCGTCGGCACGTACCGCAACGTCAGCGAGTCCGACTACGAGCTGCTGTCCAAGATGGCGCCGACGCTCGTGCGGCCGAAGCGGTACACGGACTACGCGGTGCCGTACGACGTCGAGACGATGATGATCGGCAAGGCGCTCGGCAAGGAGAGGCAGGCGAAGGCGCTCGTCGCCGCGACGAAGCGGAGCTTCGACGACGCGCGCAAGGCGCACCCGGAGTTCGCAGGGAAGACCGCGGTGCTGGCCTACCCGCTGGAGAACGGCGGCCTCGGCGTGTATCGAGGCGACGAGCCGCGCAGCGAGTTCCTGACCGGACTCGGGTTCACCGTGCCGAAGGCGGTCGACGACGTGGTCGGCGACCAGATCTACCGTGAGCTGAGTCCTGAGCGGATCGACGTCGTCGGCGATGTCGACCTACTCGTGATCATCGACTTCGGTCAGCCGAAGGACCACTTCGCGCGCAACGAGGTCTTCCAGGAGCTCGACGTCGCGAAACGCGGGCATTACGTCTACCCCCTACCGCACACGAACGCCGTGGTGCACAACGACGTCCGCAGCATTCCGTACTGTGTCGACAAGCTCGCACCACTTCTCGCCGAGACCCTGGAGAAGTGA
- a CDS encoding ATP-binding cassette domain-containing protein: MPRGLLLTESPNQERLFRRSLPYLREYGGRLAVACLVALLTATSMALVAPAIGYAVDRLVDRDGRGLAVATVAVVVLAVIRLACQMGTEALLPRAVELVIRRLRDKVVERLATAPLRFIEAHRSGDLLRRATAELADLAAFTRTRLTTMVTNAAYLLVMSVLLVLYSWQLAIVLAVAYVPTHLVLLRLADRISKPASAAEASTASDVAAHFRELLDIREQLQLHGGGEKWLGRLTGAARAQQRAVLWNQRGLNLVSAAQLVQAVALGALLVVGGLQVTGDATSLGTVVVFLVAARQMSGAITQISDLGSHAVAARVVLARVLNLLHRTRPRPTTGLPVPTPARGTLQIRDLTYAYVPGHDVVQHVSVTLPAGDRVGVYGETGSGKTTLAKLLSGLYTPSNGSITYAGIDLLHLEPAELRKRIVLVPQEVHLVTGTLLENLALIPTRPTRAEVEAGISSLELDMWVAGLPHGLDTDIGPRGQRLSAGERQLIGLVRAALVDAAVLVFDEATANLDLLTAERVESAIRQLAPDRTVIVIAHRQATVERLARPMQLRGGVLGPGRAQQY; the protein is encoded by the coding sequence GTGCCCCGCGGGCTCCTGCTGACCGAGAGCCCGAACCAGGAGCGGCTGTTCCGCCGTTCGCTGCCGTACCTGCGCGAGTACGGCGGCCGCCTGGCCGTCGCGTGTCTCGTCGCGCTCCTCACTGCGACGAGCATGGCGCTGGTCGCGCCCGCGATCGGGTACGCCGTCGACCGGCTCGTCGACCGCGACGGGCGCGGCCTCGCCGTCGCGACGGTCGCCGTCGTGGTGCTCGCCGTCATCCGACTGGCGTGCCAGATGGGCACCGAGGCGCTGCTTCCCCGCGCGGTCGAGCTGGTGATCCGGCGGCTGCGCGACAAGGTCGTCGAACGCCTCGCGACCGCTCCGCTGCGCTTCATCGAGGCACACCGGTCCGGCGACCTGCTGCGCCGCGCCACCGCCGAGCTCGCCGACCTGGCCGCCTTCACCCGCACGCGGCTCACCACCATGGTGACCAACGCGGCGTACCTGCTCGTCATGAGCGTGCTGCTCGTCCTCTACTCCTGGCAGCTCGCGATCGTCCTCGCGGTCGCGTACGTGCCGACGCACCTCGTCCTGCTCCGGCTCGCCGACCGCATCAGCAAGCCCGCGTCCGCTGCCGAGGCGAGCACGGCGTCCGACGTCGCCGCACACTTCCGCGAGCTGCTCGACATCCGGGAGCAGCTCCAGCTCCACGGCGGCGGCGAGAAGTGGCTGGGCCGGCTGACCGGGGCGGCCAGGGCGCAGCAGCGCGCGGTGCTCTGGAACCAGCGCGGCCTCAACCTCGTGTCGGCCGCGCAGCTCGTCCAGGCCGTCGCCCTCGGCGCCCTGCTGGTGGTCGGCGGCCTCCAGGTCACAGGCGACGCCACGTCCCTCGGCACGGTCGTGGTCTTCCTCGTCGCGGCACGGCAGATGTCGGGCGCGATCACCCAGATCTCCGACCTCGGCAGCCACGCGGTCGCCGCACGCGTGGTGCTCGCGCGCGTGCTCAACCTGCTGCACCGCACCAGACCCCGGCCGACCACCGGGCTGCCCGTGCCGACGCCGGCACGCGGCACGCTGCAGATCCGCGACCTGACCTACGCGTACGTCCCCGGCCACGACGTCGTCCAGCACGTCAGCGTCACGCTCCCCGCGGGTGACCGGGTCGGCGTCTACGGCGAGACGGGGTCGGGCAAGACCACCCTGGCGAAGCTCCTCTCAGGCCTGTACACGCCGAGCAACGGCAGCATCACGTACGCGGGCATCGACCTGCTCCACCTCGAGCCCGCCGAGCTGCGCAAGCGCATCGTGCTCGTCCCGCAGGAGGTGCATCTCGTCACCGGCACACTGCTGGAGAACCTCGCGCTCATCCCGACGCGACCCACCAGGGCCGAGGTCGAGGCGGGGATCAGCTCGCTCGAGCTCGACATGTGGGTCGCCGGCCTCCCGCACGGGCTCGACACCGACATCGGCCCGCGCGGACAACGCCTGTCGGCCGGCGAGCGACAGCTGATCGGCCTGGTCCGCGCGGCACTCGTCGACGCCGCGGTGCTCGTCTTCGACGAGGCGACCGCCAACCTCGATCTGCTCACCGCCGAACGCGTGGAGAGCGCGATCCGCCAGCTGGCTCCCGACCGCACGGTCATCGTCATCGCCCACCGCCAGGCCACGGTCGAGCGCCTGGCGCGACCAATGCAGCTACGCGGCGGTGTCCTCGGCCCCGGACGCGCCCAGCAGTACTAG
- a CDS encoding iron chelate uptake ABC transporter family permease subunit, with the protein MSVRTVGSPQADTPHGRAVPRASRRTLLTRTGGLLLGVAVLALLCLVSISVGAKSIPLTEVWSHLFSPVGSYDSDIVHTVRVPRTATGVVVGAALGLAGALMQALTRNPLADPGILGVNAGAFAGVVLSISMLGIDSPLGYIWFAFAGAAGTTVVVYVLGTLGRGGATPVRLALAGTAVGAALTALTSTIIVMDAFTFDRVRMWNLGSLAVENASVLFAVLPFIVVGCVLALALGPSLNAIALGEDLGRALGAHVGRTRALTAVAVTLLCGAATAVAGPIGFVGLMVPHAVRAVTGPDQRWVLPYSMVFAGVLLIASDIIGRVVARPGELEVGIVTAVLGGPALVLLVRRRKLAQL; encoded by the coding sequence ATGAGCGTCCGTACGGTGGGTTCCCCGCAGGCGGACACCCCGCACGGCCGCGCCGTTCCCCGTGCGTCGCGTCGCACCCTGCTGACCCGAACGGGCGGGCTGCTGCTCGGCGTCGCCGTGCTCGCCCTGCTCTGCCTCGTCAGCATCTCCGTCGGCGCCAAGTCGATCCCGCTGACCGAGGTATGGAGCCACCTGTTCTCCCCCGTCGGCAGCTACGACTCCGACATCGTCCACACCGTCCGAGTGCCGCGCACCGCCACCGGCGTCGTCGTGGGCGCCGCGCTCGGCCTCGCGGGCGCGCTCATGCAGGCACTCACCCGCAACCCTCTCGCCGACCCCGGCATCCTCGGGGTCAATGCGGGCGCCTTCGCCGGCGTGGTGCTGAGCATCTCGATGCTCGGCATCGACTCACCCCTCGGCTACATCTGGTTCGCGTTCGCCGGCGCCGCCGGCACGACGGTCGTCGTGTACGTCCTCGGCACCCTGGGCCGCGGCGGCGCGACACCGGTACGACTCGCCCTCGCGGGCACGGCCGTCGGCGCCGCGCTCACCGCGCTCACGTCGACCATCATCGTCATGGACGCCTTCACCTTCGACCGCGTGCGCATGTGGAACCTCGGCTCGCTCGCGGTCGAGAACGCCTCGGTGCTGTTCGCCGTGCTGCCGTTCATCGTGGTGGGCTGCGTCCTCGCGCTCGCGCTCGGTCCGTCGCTCAACGCGATCGCACTCGGCGAGGACCTCGGCCGCGCGCTCGGTGCGCACGTCGGGCGCACCCGGGCGCTCACCGCCGTCGCCGTCACGCTGCTCTGCGGTGCCGCCACGGCGGTCGCCGGGCCGATCGGCTTCGTGGGCCTGATGGTTCCGCACGCGGTGCGCGCCGTCACCGGGCCCGACCAGCGGTGGGTGCTGCCGTACTCGATGGTCTTCGCCGGCGTCCTCCTCATCGCCTCCGACATCATCGGACGCGTGGTCGCGCGGCCCGGCGAGCTCGAGGTGGGGATCGTCACCGCGGTGCTGGGAGGGCCGGCGCTCGTCCTCCTCGTCCGTCGCAGGAAGCTGGCGCAGCTGTGA
- a CDS encoding siderophore-interacting protein, producing the protein MTRAQTAQRPRRSARPVTDAVHAQVRHAEQVSPQIRRVTIGSDDLAHFTVRGADQWFRLFLPQDGQLRPQLPVTANWWQELLAAPEHVRPIVRNYTVRAARPEVGEIDIDFVVHGDEGPASRWALRAEPGDWVGLLDQGVLYEPPADTAWQLVVGDETALPAIAGIVESMPADTHAFVFVELPSADDEQPLRTGEHVHVSWLPRPAGAQPGSVVHDAVRAARLPTGEPYVWLAGESKMVQKLRRHLVGQRGVAKSSIEFTGYWRRGASH; encoded by the coding sequence ATGACGAGGGCGCAGACGGCGCAACGGCCCCGACGGTCGGCACGACCGGTCACGGATGCGGTCCACGCACAGGTCAGGCACGCCGAGCAGGTCTCCCCGCAGATACGCCGCGTGACCATCGGCAGCGACGATCTCGCGCACTTCACTGTGCGCGGCGCCGACCAGTGGTTCCGCCTGTTCCTCCCCCAGGACGGCCAGCTCCGCCCACAGCTCCCGGTGACCGCGAACTGGTGGCAGGAGCTGCTGGCCGCGCCCGAGCACGTCCGGCCGATCGTGCGCAACTACACCGTGCGCGCCGCGCGTCCCGAGGTCGGCGAGATCGACATCGACTTCGTCGTCCACGGCGACGAGGGCCCCGCGTCGCGCTGGGCGCTGCGCGCCGAGCCGGGCGACTGGGTCGGCCTGCTCGACCAGGGCGTGCTCTACGAGCCACCGGCCGACACCGCGTGGCAGCTCGTCGTGGGCGACGAGACCGCGCTGCCCGCGATCGCGGGCATCGTCGAGTCGATGCCCGCCGACACTCACGCCTTCGTGTTCGTCGAGCTCCCGTCGGCGGACGACGAGCAGCCGCTCCGCACCGGCGAGCACGTCCACGTCAGTTGGCTGCCTCGTCCCGCGGGCGCGCAGCCCGGATCCGTGGTGCACGACGCCGTGCGCGCGGCGCGCCTGCCGACCGGCGAGCCGTACGTCTGGCTCGCCGGCGAGTCGAAGATGGTGCAGAAGCTACGGCGCCACCTCGTCGGCCAGCGCGGCGTCGCCAAGTCGTCGATCGAGTTCACCGGGTACTGGCGCCGCGGCGCGAGCCACTAG
- a CDS encoding ABC transporter substrate-binding protein — MRHPLARIPVLALVTALAFGLAGCGGEASTDGDGGTASGAFPVTIPNTYGETVVEKRPARVVSIGFHEHDILLALGVRPVAVQQWMAEYKNGIGPWATPLLGDAKPKMFPSTAAELNMGEIAKLKPDLIVGTYREVSRSDYELLSKMAPTLVRPKGYVDYAVPYEIETKMIGKALGKEKEANSLVAAAEKKFADARKAHPEFEGRTAAIAYPMENGGLGIYNSGDPRGEFLRKLGFTIPKAVDEAAGDKFYTELSPERLDLVGDVDVLLIIDFGLPKDLYAKNALFQRLDVAKRGNYVYPLPYTNAVSHNDVVSIPYCIDKVVPVIAKTLEK; from the coding sequence ATGCGCCACCCGCTCGCCAGGATCCCCGTGCTCGCTCTCGTCACCGCCCTCGCGTTCGGCCTCGCCGGGTGCGGCGGCGAGGCCTCGACGGACGGCGACGGCGGCACTGCCTCCGGCGCGTTCCCCGTCACGATCCCGAACACGTACGGCGAGACGGTGGTCGAGAAGCGGCCTGCGCGGGTCGTCTCGATCGGTTTCCACGAGCACGACATCCTGCTGGCGCTCGGCGTGCGCCCGGTCGCGGTGCAGCAGTGGATGGCGGAGTACAAGAACGGCATCGGCCCGTGGGCGACGCCGTTGCTCGGCGACGCGAAGCCGAAGATGTTCCCCAGTACGGCCGCCGAGCTCAACATGGGCGAGATCGCGAAGCTGAAGCCCGACCTCATCGTGGGCACCTACCGCGAGGTGAGCAGGTCCGACTACGAGCTGCTGTCCAAGATGGCGCCGACGCTCGTGCGACCCAAGGGTTACGTCGACTACGCGGTGCCGTACGAGATCGAGACGAAGATGATCGGCAAGGCGCTGGGCAAGGAGAAGGAGGCGAACTCCCTCGTCGCCGCCGCGGAGAAGAAGTTCGCCGACGCGCGCAAGGCGCACCCGGAGTTCGAGGGCAGGACGGCCGCGATCGCCTACCCGATGGAGAACGGCGGCCTCGGCATCTACAACAGTGGTGACCCGCGCGGCGAGTTCCTGCGCAAGCTCGGGTTCACCATCCCGAAGGCCGTCGACGAGGCGGCGGGTGACAAGTTCTACACCGAGCTGAGTCCCGAGCGTCTCGACCTCGTCGGCGACGTCGACGTGCTGCTCATCATCGACTTCGGGCTCCCGAAAGACCTCTACGCGAAGAACGCGCTCTTCCAACGGCTCGACGTCGCGAAGCGTGGCAACTACGTCTACCCGCTGCCGTACACGAACGCCGTGTCGCACAACGACGTCGTGAGCATCCCGTACTGCATCGACAAGGTCGTGCCGGTCATCGCGAAGACTCTGGAGAAGTAG
- a CDS encoding ABC transporter substrate-binding protein, which produces MTRRFRSTVTAVLVVLLLPLAQACADQRDDAPGSTTSGPFPVTVPHAYGEAVVKERPTRVVSIGYSEHDALLALGVRPVALQQWMEDYDLGVGPWAESLLGDAKPHVFPISEAELNMGEIAKLKPDLIVGISRGVTKTDYEVLSKMAPTLVRPKGHADYTVPYDVETTMIGRAVGKEAEAKALVAKAEQTFTDAREAHPELEGKTAVIGYPLQKGGLGIYASSEGRGEFMRKLGFTIPKAVDEAAGGKSAFELSSERLELVDDVDLLVILDFGFSPDLYAKNRLYQRLSVVRQGHAVYPLPHSNAMSFNSVLSIPYCVDKLAVHFVETMER; this is translated from the coding sequence ATGACGCGCCGATTCCGTTCGACCGTCACGGCCGTCCTGGTCGTCCTGCTCCTGCCGCTCGCTCAGGCCTGCGCGGACCAGCGGGACGACGCTCCGGGATCCACGACCTCAGGGCCCTTCCCCGTCACCGTCCCGCACGCGTACGGCGAGGCGGTCGTGAAGGAGCGACCCACCCGCGTCGTGTCGATCGGCTACAGCGAGCACGACGCACTGCTGGCGCTCGGCGTGCGACCGGTGGCGCTGCAGCAATGGATGGAGGACTACGACCTCGGTGTGGGCCCGTGGGCCGAGTCGCTGCTGGGCGACGCGAAGCCTCATGTCTTCCCCATCTCCGAGGCCGAGCTGAACATGGGAGAGATCGCGAAGCTGAAGCCCGACCTCATCGTCGGCATCAGTCGCGGCGTCACCAAGACCGACTACGAGGTGCTGTCGAAGATGGCGCCGACTCTCGTGCGACCGAAGGGGCACGCCGACTACACGGTCCCTTACGACGTCGAGACGACGATGATCGGCAGAGCCGTGGGCAAGGAGGCCGAGGCGAAGGCGCTCGTCGCCAAGGCGGAGCAGACCTTCACCGACGCGCGGGAGGCGCACCCGGAGCTCGAGGGCAAGACCGCCGTCATCGGGTATCCGCTCCAGAAGGGCGGGCTGGGCATCTACGCCAGCTCGGAGGGACGCGGGGAGTTCATGCGCAAGCTGGGCTTCACGATCCCGAAGGCGGTCGACGAGGCCGCCGGTGGGAAGTCGGCGTTCGAGCTCAGTTCGGAGCGCCTCGAGCTCGTCGACGACGTCGACCTGCTGGTGATCCTGGACTTCGGCTTCTCGCCTGACCTTTACGCGAAGAACAGGCTGTACCAGCGGCTGTCGGTCGTCCGGCAGGGCCACGCCGTCTACCCGCTGCCACATTCCAATGCCATGTCGTTCAACAGCGTGCTGAGCATCCCGTACTGCGTCGACAAGCTCGCCGTGCACTTCGTCGAGACGATGGAGCGCTGA